The following proteins are encoded in a genomic region of Saccharopolyspora antimicrobica:
- a CDS encoding GbsR/MarR family transcriptional regulator: MAEQRDPDAVRQFVERFALDLAGAGVPRMAARVFASLLVADDGRRTAAELAEVLEVSPAAVSGAVRYLTQVNLVAREPVPGQRRDQYRVLDDLWYASITNREARLADWDRTLAEGQAALGESSAAAQRLGETREFFEFLREEVPALMQKWHRQRRSS; the protein is encoded by the coding sequence ATGGCCGAGCAGCGTGATCCGGACGCCGTCCGGCAGTTCGTCGAGCGGTTCGCGCTGGACCTGGCCGGTGCGGGCGTGCCGCGCATGGCGGCGCGGGTGTTCGCGAGCCTGCTGGTCGCCGACGACGGGCGCCGCACGGCAGCGGAGCTGGCGGAGGTCCTGGAGGTGAGCCCGGCCGCGGTCTCGGGCGCGGTCCGGTACCTGACGCAGGTGAACCTGGTGGCACGGGAACCCGTCCCGGGACAGCGGCGCGATCAGTACCGCGTGCTCGACGACCTCTGGTACGCCAGCATCACGAACCGGGAGGCGCGGCTGGCCGACTGGGACCGGACGCTGGCCGAAGGCCAAGCGGCGCTGGGGGAGAGCTCGGCGGCAGCGCAACGGCTGGGCGAGACCCGCGAGTTCTTCGAGTTCCTCCGCGAGGAGGTCCCGGCGCTCATGCAGAAGTGGCACCGGCAACGCCGGTCGTCGTGA
- a CDS encoding M23 family metallopeptidase has translation MVVAAVAAGAFAAAGQSLAAGEGHAAPDQRDDFNPADASASFNTAMAEQATYDGVGGSAPAPAMIPIAQATDVSAEVEKLNKSERFTQEREAARRAAEEAARAPKFVLPTSGLFTSGFGGRWGTTHYGIDIANSKGTPIYSVADGTVIEAGPASGFGLWVRVQHEDGTITVYGHVNTITINEGEKVKAGDQIATMGNRGFSTGPHLHFEVWNASGKKINPLPWMQARGISPA, from the coding sequence GTGGTCGTGGCCGCGGTTGCCGCCGGTGCTTTCGCGGCCGCCGGGCAATCGCTCGCCGCAGGTGAGGGGCACGCAGCCCCGGACCAGCGCGACGACTTCAACCCTGCGGACGCCTCGGCCTCCTTCAACACGGCGATGGCCGAGCAGGCCACCTACGACGGAGTCGGCGGCAGCGCCCCCGCGCCGGCGATGATCCCGATCGCCCAGGCCACCGACGTCAGCGCCGAGGTCGAGAAGCTCAACAAGAGCGAACGGTTCACCCAGGAGCGCGAGGCGGCCCGCCGCGCCGCCGAGGAAGCGGCCCGGGCACCCAAGTTCGTCCTCCCCACCAGTGGCCTCTTCACCTCCGGATTCGGCGGGCGCTGGGGCACCACGCACTACGGCATCGACATCGCCAACTCCAAGGGCACCCCGATCTATTCCGTCGCGGACGGAACCGTGATCGAAGCGGGCCCGGCGAGCGGCTTCGGCCTCTGGGTCCGGGTGCAGCACGAGGACGGGACGATCACCGTCTACGGCCACGTCAACACCATCACGATCAACGAGGGCGAGAAGGTCAAGGCAGGCGACCAGATCGCCACCATGGGCAACCGCGGCTTCTCCACCGGACCGCACCTGCACTTCGAGGTGTGGAACGCCAGCGGCAAGAAGATCAACCCGCTGCCCTGGATGCAGGCCCGGGGCATCTCCCCGGCGTGA
- the sucC gene encoding ADP-forming succinate--CoA ligase subunit beta, with translation MDLYEYQAKELFASHGVPTLPGTVVTEPQGAKAAAAELGGPVVIKAQVKTGGRGKAGGVKLAETPEEAETKAEAILGLDIKGHVTRKVLVTTASDIADEYYFSFLLDRANRNFLAMASVEGGMEIEEVAVSKPEALAKVAIDPIQGVDKAKAEQIVAAAKFPAEVADQVADVIVQLWDTFVAEDATLVEVNPLVKDPQGKIIALDGKVTLDENAAFRQAKQAELVDKEAENPLEAKAKEKGLNYVKLDGEVGIIGNGAGLVMSTLDVVAYAGEKHNGVKPANFLDIGGGASAEVMAAGLDVILGDPEVKSVFVNVFGGITACDAVANGIVQALKILGDEATKPLVVRLDGNNVEEGRRILAEANHPVVTVVDTMDGAADKAAELAAGA, from the coding sequence GTGGACCTGTACGAGTACCAGGCGAAGGAACTCTTCGCCTCCCACGGCGTGCCGACGCTGCCCGGCACCGTGGTGACAGAACCCCAAGGGGCCAAGGCAGCCGCTGCAGAACTGGGCGGGCCCGTCGTAATCAAGGCTCAGGTGAAGACCGGGGGTCGCGGTAAGGCCGGTGGCGTGAAGCTGGCCGAGACCCCGGAGGAGGCCGAGACCAAGGCCGAGGCGATCCTCGGACTGGACATCAAGGGCCACGTCACCCGCAAGGTGCTGGTCACCACCGCCTCCGACATCGCCGACGAGTACTACTTCTCGTTCCTCCTCGACCGCGCCAACCGCAACTTCCTCGCGATGGCCTCCGTCGAGGGCGGCATGGAGATCGAAGAGGTCGCGGTCTCCAAGCCGGAGGCGCTGGCCAAGGTCGCGATCGACCCGATCCAGGGCGTGGACAAGGCGAAGGCGGAGCAGATCGTCGCCGCCGCCAAGTTCCCGGCCGAGGTCGCCGACCAGGTCGCTGACGTCATCGTTCAGCTCTGGGACACCTTCGTCGCCGAGGACGCCACCCTCGTCGAGGTCAACCCGCTGGTCAAGGACCCGCAGGGCAAGATCATCGCGCTGGACGGCAAGGTCACGCTGGACGAGAACGCCGCGTTCCGCCAGGCCAAGCAGGCCGAGCTGGTCGACAAGGAAGCCGAGAACCCGCTCGAGGCCAAGGCCAAGGAGAAGGGTCTCAACTACGTCAAGCTGGACGGCGAGGTCGGCATCATCGGCAACGGTGCCGGGCTGGTCATGTCCACGCTGGACGTCGTCGCCTACGCCGGGGAGAAGCACAACGGCGTCAAGCCGGCGAACTTCCTGGACATCGGCGGCGGTGCCTCCGCCGAGGTGATGGCGGCCGGTCTGGACGTCATCCTCGGCGACCCCGAGGTCAAGTCGGTGTTCGTCAACGTCTTCGGCGGCATCACCGCCTGCGACGCGGTCGCCAACGGCATCGTGCAGGCGCTGAAGATCCTGGGCGACGAGGCCACCAAGCCGCTGGTCGTCCGCCTCGACGGCAACAACGTCGAAGAGGGTCGCCGCATCCTCGCCGAGGCCAACCACCCGGTCGTCACCGTGGTGGACACCATGGACGGCGCGGCCGACAAGGCCGCCGAGCTGGCTGCGGGGGCATGA
- the sucD gene encoding succinate--CoA ligase subunit alpha, translated as MAIFLNENSKVIVQGITGSEGTKHTARMLRSGTNIVGGVNARKAGQTVEIEGKQLTVFGSVKEAMKETGADVSVVFVPPKFAKDAVLEAIDAEIGLAVVITEGIPVHDSAYFWAHANATGNKTRIIGPNCPGIISPGKSNAGIIPADITGPGKIGLVSKSGTLTYQMMHELRDIGFSSCVGIGGDPIIGTTHIDALQAFQDDPETEAIVMIGEIGGDAEERAADYIKANITKPVVGYVAGFTAPEGKTMGHAGAIVSGSSGTAAAKKEALEAAGVKVGKTPSETAKLMREIIKG; from the coding sequence GTGGCTATCTTCCTCAACGAGAACAGCAAGGTCATCGTTCAGGGCATCACCGGCTCTGAAGGCACCAAGCACACCGCTCGGATGCTGCGCTCCGGCACCAACATCGTCGGCGGCGTCAACGCCCGCAAGGCCGGGCAGACCGTCGAGATCGAGGGCAAGCAGCTCACGGTCTTCGGCTCCGTCAAGGAGGCCATGAAGGAGACCGGCGCCGACGTGTCGGTCGTCTTCGTGCCGCCGAAGTTCGCCAAGGACGCGGTGCTGGAGGCCATCGACGCCGAGATCGGCCTGGCCGTGGTCATCACCGAGGGCATCCCGGTGCACGACTCCGCCTACTTCTGGGCGCACGCCAACGCCACCGGCAACAAGACCCGGATCATCGGGCCGAACTGCCCCGGCATCATCTCGCCCGGCAAGTCCAACGCGGGCATCATCCCGGCCGACATCACCGGCCCGGGCAAGATCGGTCTGGTGTCCAAGTCGGGCACCCTGACCTACCAGATGATGCACGAGCTGCGCGACATCGGTTTCTCCAGCTGCGTCGGCATCGGTGGTGACCCGATCATCGGCACCACCCACATCGACGCGCTCCAGGCGTTCCAGGACGACCCGGAGACCGAGGCCATCGTCATGATCGGTGAGATCGGTGGCGACGCCGAGGAGCGGGCGGCCGACTACATCAAGGCCAACATCACCAAGCCGGTGGTGGGCTACGTGGCCGGTTTCACCGCCCCGGAGGGCAAGACCATGGGCCACGCCGGCGCCATCGTCTCCGGTTCGTCGGGCACCGCCGCGGCGAAGAAGGAGGCCCTGGAGGCCGCAGGCGTCAAGGTCGGCAAGACGCCGAGCGAGACCGCCAAGCTGATGCGCGAGATCATCAAGGGCTGA
- a CDS encoding DUF5336 domain-containing protein, whose translation MSAPYPPSRKSSSAGPALGLKEILALVAAGAGLVGYLIGFFSEIAGVLLGSLAGFSFIAAAALAGLRFVPKTPNAMFAAAPLSAYATLALLQDLVGGSSGGIVVVLLLLAIAQLGGVLGILLIDGGLINAPESLGSGKASSGPGGQPGPFQPGPQGGPGKPGGPGGWSPAAPPAQPGQFAPASGGWNPATGGQPQQPGGWNPSSGGSPSSNQSGPVGQPGPSGQPGPSGQPGPGGPGGQSGPAGQGGFAGQGGPAGQGPAGQGGSSNQGSTGQDGSSGQGGQSGQSGPQGTQQMPHPGLNPPGF comes from the coding sequence ATGTCCGCCCCATATCCCCCGTCGCGGAAGTCCAGCTCGGCCGGGCCCGCACTCGGTTTGAAGGAGATCCTGGCACTGGTGGCGGCCGGGGCCGGTCTGGTCGGTTACCTGATCGGCTTCTTCAGCGAGATCGCCGGTGTGCTCCTCGGCAGCCTCGCTGGCTTCTCCTTCATCGCGGCCGCTGCGCTGGCCGGCCTGCGGTTCGTCCCGAAGACGCCGAACGCGATGTTCGCCGCTGCGCCGCTGTCCGCTTACGCGACCCTCGCGCTGCTCCAGGACCTCGTCGGCGGCAGCTCCGGCGGCATCGTCGTGGTGCTCCTGCTGCTGGCCATCGCGCAGCTCGGCGGTGTGCTCGGCATCCTGCTGATCGACGGCGGCCTCATCAACGCCCCGGAGAGCCTCGGCTCCGGCAAGGCCTCGTCCGGCCCGGGCGGGCAGCCCGGCCCGTTCCAGCCCGGCCCGCAGGGCGGCCCCGGCAAGCCCGGCGGACCGGGCGGGTGGAGCCCCGCCGCGCCGCCCGCACAGCCCGGGCAGTTCGCGCCGGCCAGCGGTGGCTGGAACCCGGCCACCGGTGGCCAGCCGCAGCAGCCGGGCGGGTGGAACCCGTCCTCGGGCGGTTCCCCGTCCTCGAACCAGTCCGGCCCCGTCGGCCAGCCCGGCCCGAGTGGCCAGCCCGGCCCGAGTGGCCAGCCCGGCCCGGGTGGCCCGGGTGGGCAGAGCGGGCCTGCTGGTCAGGGAGGCTTTGCCGGGCAGGGTGGCCCCGCGGGGCAGGGGCCTGCCGGGCAGGGCGGTTCCTCGAACCAGGGGTCGACCGGGCAGGACGGCTCGTCCGGTCAAGGCGGCCAGTCCGGGCAGAGCGGCCCGCAGGGCACCCAGCAGATGCCGCACCCCGGGCTCAACCCGCCGGGATTCTGA
- a CDS encoding cell division protein PerM: MSVLESIPHAIADGHRERRLGIRWWLLVGATCAVLICGYLVSAGLIALITATATSAEFNLVVVLLAALPGWLALHQSALTITGAPLSVLPLLPTAIVMVLIAAASAWVARRSRLRRPDQAWPLIATMGLVHAFAGACIALVLAGPFSAVPVDAFLSCGLTATAASGAGVANRCGLIYLVWERVEAEVWSGLRIGLLALAAAFTAGGVVLLIGICASAPDMVASMSRFDGAGDAFGTSLLSLLYLPNGVLAGWAFAAGTGLSLGGLTVQPLHGTPGPGPLPDLPLLAVLPSQPGIGLSAVALALPLAVGVLVGLACRRVPGGAPRRLLAVGVAACIAALGVLVLAYVAGGELGGGQFSLVTLRPLALAAATMCWVALPAAAVTWFAGPVVFDEATTTSADEVESADDTVPAPDTEESEADSAAPDADATEPQAEVDDADQSTSDAEDDPDALAPESPGPEIPHAREPIAPGSTRHARSEIDPSEFDGAVDEPWPAEAGDGYESRND; the protein is encoded by the coding sequence ATGTCCGTGCTGGAGTCGATCCCCCACGCCATCGCCGACGGCCACCGCGAGCGCAGGCTCGGCATCCGCTGGTGGCTGCTCGTCGGCGCGACCTGCGCGGTCCTGATCTGCGGCTACCTGGTGTCTGCCGGGCTGATCGCGCTGATCACGGCCACGGCCACCAGCGCCGAGTTCAACCTGGTGGTGGTGCTGCTGGCCGCCCTCCCCGGGTGGCTCGCCCTGCACCAGTCCGCGCTGACGATCACGGGCGCGCCGCTGAGCGTGCTCCCGCTGCTCCCGACCGCGATCGTGATGGTGCTGATCGCGGCAGCCTCGGCCTGGGTCGCCAGGCGCTCCAGGCTGCGGCGGCCCGACCAGGCCTGGCCGCTCATCGCGACCATGGGACTGGTCCACGCCTTCGCCGGCGCGTGCATCGCCCTCGTGCTGGCAGGGCCGTTCAGCGCCGTCCCGGTCGATGCCTTCCTGAGCTGCGGCCTGACCGCCACCGCGGCCTCGGGGGCAGGTGTGGCCAACCGCTGCGGGCTGATCTACCTGGTCTGGGAACGGGTCGAGGCCGAGGTGTGGTCAGGTCTGCGCATCGGCCTCCTCGCGCTGGCCGCCGCGTTCACCGCTGGTGGCGTGGTGCTGCTGATCGGGATCTGCGCGTCCGCGCCGGACATGGTCGCCTCGATGTCGCGATTCGACGGTGCCGGCGACGCCTTCGGAACCTCCCTCCTGTCCCTCCTCTACCTGCCGAACGGTGTGCTGGCGGGCTGGGCCTTCGCCGCCGGCACCGGTCTGTCGCTGGGCGGGCTGACGGTTCAGCCCCTGCACGGCACGCCCGGCCCCGGGCCGCTGCCCGACCTGCCGCTGCTCGCGGTCCTGCCGTCGCAGCCGGGGATCGGCTTGTCGGCCGTGGCCTTGGCCCTGCCGCTCGCGGTCGGCGTGCTCGTCGGCCTCGCGTGCCGTCGAGTCCCGGGCGGTGCGCCCCGTCGACTGCTGGCGGTCGGCGTGGCGGCCTGCATCGCGGCGCTGGGCGTGCTGGTGCTCGCCTACGTGGCCGGCGGTGAGCTGGGCGGTGGGCAGTTCAGCCTGGTGACGCTGCGGCCGCTCGCACTGGCTGCGGCGACGATGTGCTGGGTCGCCCTGCCCGCAGCCGCCGTCACCTGGTTCGCGGGCCCGGTCGTCTTCGACGAAGCGACGACCACGTCGGCGGACGAGGTCGAGAGCGCCGATGACACCGTCCCCGCGCCGGACACCGAGGAGTCGGAAGCCGACTCCGCCGCGCCGGACGCGGACGCCACCGAGCCCCAGGCCGAAGTGGACGACGCCGATCAGTCCACTTCGGATGCGGAGGACGATCCCGATGCGCTCGCACCGGAGAGCCCCGGCCCGGAGATCCCGCACGCGCGTGAGCCCATCGCCCCGGGCTCGACCAGGCACGCGCGGTCGGAGATCGATCCCAGCGAGTTCGACGGCGCCGTCGACGAGCCCTGGCCCGCGGAAGCCGGGGACGGCTACGAGAGCAGGAACGACTAG
- the purN gene encoding phosphoribosylglycinamide formyltransferase yields the protein MVVLVSGSGTLLQALLDATGSPDYPVQVVAVGADRDGIEGLARAERAGVPTFVRRVKDHPSRDDWDRALTEACAEHEPDLVVSAGFMKLVGADFLSHFDGRYLNSHPALLPSFPGMHGVRDALEYGVRVTGCTLFVVDAGVDTGPILAQEAVEVRPDDDEASLHERIKAVERRLLVDTLEQLALHGWTVQGRKVSIP from the coding sequence GTGGTCGTGCTGGTGTCCGGCTCCGGAACTCTGCTGCAGGCCCTGCTCGACGCGACCGGCTCGCCCGACTACCCGGTGCAGGTGGTCGCGGTCGGCGCGGATCGCGACGGCATCGAAGGACTCGCCCGCGCCGAGCGCGCCGGGGTGCCGACCTTCGTCCGCCGGGTCAAGGACCACCCGAGCCGGGACGACTGGGATCGCGCGCTGACCGAGGCCTGCGCCGAGCACGAGCCGGACCTGGTGGTCTCCGCCGGGTTCATGAAGCTCGTCGGCGCGGACTTCCTGTCGCACTTCGACGGCCGGTACCTCAACAGCCACCCGGCTCTGCTGCCCTCGTTCCCCGGCATGCACGGGGTGCGCGACGCGCTGGAGTACGGGGTGCGGGTCACCGGTTGCACGCTGTTCGTGGTCGACGCCGGCGTGGACACCGGACCGATCCTCGCGCAGGAGGCGGTCGAGGTGCGCCCCGACGACGACGAGGCGAGCTTGCACGAGCGGATCAAGGCCGTCGAGCGGCGGTTGCTGGTCGACACCCTGGAACAGCTGGCGTTGCACGGTTGGACCGTGCAGGGACGGAAGGTGAGTATCCCGTGA
- the purH gene encoding bifunctional phosphoribosylaminoimidazolecarboxamide formyltransferase/IMP cyclohydrolase — MTANSQERRAVRRALIGVSDKSGLLELATGLHAAGVEIVSTGGTARTIADAGVPVTPVEELTGFPEALDGRVKTLHPRVHAGLLADLRRPEHADQLRELDIAPFDLLVVNLYPFVQTVASGAASDEVIEQIDIGGPAMVRASAKNHANVAVVVDPSRYEWLLEQVREGGFTLADRIELAAAAFRHTASYDVAVASWMSKVPTGDDSVFPGWIGETWERRSALRYGENPHQPAALYVSGGEATGLAAAAQLHGKEMSYNNYVDADAAWRAAHDHSRPCVAIIKHANPCGIAVADDIAAAHRKAHECDPVSAYGGVIATNREVSVAMAEQVSEIFTEVIVAPGYADGAVDVLSKKKNIRILTAQPPKSGRIEMRAISGGMLVQGSDAIDAEGDDPANWTLAAGTAADAATLADLEFAWRACRAVKSNAILLADGGATVGVGMGQVNRVDSARLAVSRAGDRAKGAVVASDAFFPFADGPQVLLDAGVRAIVQPGGSVRDADTIAAAEAAGVPLYFTGTRHFAH; from the coding sequence GTGACCGCGAACTCGCAGGAGCGGCGTGCTGTTCGCCGCGCGCTGATCGGCGTGTCGGACAAGTCGGGGCTGCTGGAGCTGGCCACCGGGCTGCACGCGGCCGGGGTGGAGATCGTGTCCACCGGCGGCACCGCCCGCACCATCGCGGACGCGGGCGTTCCGGTGACCCCGGTCGAGGAGCTCACCGGCTTCCCGGAGGCCCTCGACGGCCGGGTCAAGACCCTGCACCCGCGGGTGCACGCGGGCCTGCTCGCCGACCTGCGCCGCCCGGAGCACGCCGACCAGCTCCGCGAGCTGGACATCGCCCCGTTCGACCTGCTGGTGGTCAACCTCTACCCGTTCGTGCAGACGGTGGCCTCGGGCGCCGCGTCGGACGAGGTGATCGAGCAGATCGACATCGGCGGCCCGGCGATGGTGCGCGCCTCCGCGAAGAACCACGCGAACGTCGCGGTCGTCGTCGACCCCAGCCGCTACGAGTGGCTGCTGGAGCAGGTCCGGGAAGGCGGCTTCACGCTGGCCGACCGGATCGAGCTGGCGGCCGCCGCGTTCCGGCACACCGCCTCCTACGACGTCGCGGTGGCGTCCTGGATGAGCAAGGTGCCGACCGGCGACGACTCGGTGTTCCCCGGCTGGATCGGGGAGACCTGGGAGCGCCGCTCCGCGCTGCGCTACGGCGAGAACCCGCACCAGCCCGCCGCGCTGTACGTCTCCGGCGGTGAGGCCACCGGCCTGGCGGCCGCGGCCCAGCTGCACGGCAAGGAGATGTCCTACAACAACTACGTCGACGCCGACGCGGCTTGGCGGGCGGCGCACGACCACAGCCGGCCGTGCGTGGCCATCATCAAGCACGCCAACCCGTGCGGCATCGCGGTCGCCGACGACATCGCCGCCGCGCACCGCAAGGCGCACGAGTGCGACCCGGTCAGCGCCTACGGCGGCGTGATCGCGACGAACCGCGAGGTCTCGGTGGCGATGGCCGAGCAGGTCTCGGAGATCTTCACCGAGGTCATCGTGGCGCCGGGCTACGCCGACGGCGCGGTGGACGTGCTGAGCAAGAAGAAGAACATCCGGATCCTGACCGCGCAGCCGCCCAAGAGCGGCCGCATCGAGATGCGGGCGATCTCCGGCGGCATGCTGGTGCAGGGCTCCGACGCGATCGACGCCGAGGGCGACGACCCGGCCAACTGGACGCTGGCGGCCGGCACCGCGGCGGACGCCGCCACGCTGGCGGACCTGGAGTTCGCCTGGCGCGCCTGCCGCGCGGTGAAGTCGAACGCGATCCTGCTGGCCGACGGCGGGGCCACCGTCGGCGTGGGCATGGGGCAGGTGAACCGGGTCGACTCGGCTCGGCTGGCGGTCTCCCGGGCGGGCGACCGGGCCAAGGGCGCGGTGGTCGCGTCCGACGCGTTCTTCCCGTTCGCCGACGGCCCGCAGGTGCTGCTCGACGCCGGCGTGCGCGCCATCGTGCAGCCGGGCGGTTCGGTCCGGGACGCCGACACCATCGCGGCGGCGGAGGCGGCCGGTGTGCCGCTCTACTTCACCGGGACGCGCCACTTCGCGCACTGA
- a CDS encoding DNA polymerase Y family protein: MPTRRLVVWCPDWPVVAAARAAELGPLVPTAVFAANRVVACSATARDSGVRRGMRRREAQGRCPELVVREHDPDRDARMFEPVVAAIEDMMPGVEIVRPGLVAVPARGPARYFGSEAGAAERVIDKIGAHVGVECQVGIADGLFAAVLAARRGQLVAPGLSQEFLAPLAVEEIDQLADRLSGRQAAEQVELVDLLRRLGIRTLGDFAALAPSDVATRFGRFALTMHRAAGGQEERPVLRRQPPPDLVISEQLDPPVDRVDRAAFAAKVLADRLHVRLGELGLACTRLGISASTEHGEELHRVWRCAEPLTPSSTADRVRWQLDGWLNGRSGAQRPTAGVSVLSLHPEEVVGAGGLQLDLLSAATGEADARAGRAFARVQGMLGPDAVLTGVLDGGRDLRDQVRFVPWGDERRPASEPDRPWPGRIPAPSPSVVPDSPWPAVVLDAEGRPVGITDRDRLTAAPHRVEVSGGRSRAVSGWAGPWPVTERWWAELLAVAGQTAPATQVPPRSSVRIQVVLEADSGAGGPDADPDPGEVALLLVHERGRWWVQGAYR, translated from the coding sequence ATGCCGACTCGTCGACTCGTCGTGTGGTGCCCGGACTGGCCGGTGGTCGCCGCGGCCCGCGCGGCCGAACTCGGTCCCCTGGTGCCCACCGCGGTGTTCGCCGCCAACCGGGTGGTCGCCTGCTCGGCGACGGCCCGCGACAGCGGGGTCCGGCGCGGGATGCGCCGCCGCGAAGCGCAGGGCCGCTGCCCGGAGCTGGTGGTCCGCGAGCACGATCCGGACCGGGATGCGCGGATGTTCGAGCCGGTGGTGGCCGCGATCGAGGACATGATGCCGGGAGTGGAGATCGTCCGCCCGGGCCTGGTGGCGGTTCCGGCGCGGGGTCCGGCGCGCTACTTCGGTTCGGAGGCGGGCGCCGCCGAGCGGGTGATCGACAAGATCGGCGCGCACGTCGGGGTCGAGTGCCAGGTGGGCATCGCGGACGGGCTGTTCGCGGCGGTCCTGGCCGCTCGGCGCGGCCAGCTGGTCGCGCCCGGGTTGAGCCAGGAGTTCCTCGCGCCGCTGGCCGTCGAGGAGATCGACCAGCTCGCCGACCGGCTCAGCGGCAGGCAGGCCGCGGAGCAGGTGGAGCTGGTGGACCTGTTGCGGCGCTTGGGGATTCGCACGCTGGGCGACTTCGCCGCGCTGGCCCCGTCGGACGTCGCGACGAGGTTCGGCCGGTTCGCGCTGACGATGCACCGCGCGGCCGGCGGGCAGGAGGAGCGGCCGGTGCTCCGCCGGCAGCCCCCGCCGGACCTGGTGATCTCCGAGCAGCTCGATCCGCCGGTGGACCGGGTGGACCGGGCCGCCTTCGCGGCCAAGGTGCTAGCCGATCGGCTGCACGTCAGGCTCGGCGAGCTCGGTCTGGCGTGCACGCGCCTGGGGATTTCGGCGAGCACCGAGCACGGGGAGGAGCTGCACCGGGTGTGGCGGTGCGCCGAGCCGCTGACGCCGTCGTCCACTGCGGACCGGGTGCGCTGGCAGCTCGACGGCTGGCTGAACGGCCGCAGCGGGGCCCAGCGCCCGACGGCCGGGGTGAGCGTGCTGAGCCTGCACCCGGAGGAAGTCGTCGGAGCGGGCGGGCTGCAGCTCGACCTGCTCAGCGCCGCGACGGGTGAGGCGGATGCCCGCGCGGGTCGCGCGTTCGCCCGGGTGCAGGGCATGCTCGGGCCGGACGCGGTGCTGACCGGAGTGCTCGACGGCGGTCGGGACCTGCGCGATCAGGTGCGGTTCGTGCCGTGGGGCGATGAGCGCCGACCGGCGTCGGAGCCGGATCGCCCGTGGCCGGGCCGGATCCCGGCGCCGTCTCCCTCGGTGGTCCCGGATTCGCCGTGGCCCGCGGTGGTGCTCGATGCCGAGGGGCGGCCGGTGGGGATCACCGACCGGGACCGGCTGACCGCCGCGCCGCACCGGGTCGAGGTGTCGGGCGGCCGGTCCCGCGCGGTGTCGGGCTGGGCGGGGCCGTGGCCGGTGACCGAGCGCTGGTGGGCGGAGCTGCTGGCCGTCGCCGGGCAGACGGCTCCGGCGACGCAGGTGCCGCCGCGGTCGTCGGTGCGGATCCAGGTGGTGCTCGAAGCGGATTCCGGAGCGGGCGGACCGGATGCCGATCCCGACCCCGGCGAGGTGGCCCTGCTGCTGGTGCACGAGCGGGGCCGCTGGTGGGTGCAGGGCGCCTATCGATGA